A genomic region of Pirellulales bacterium contains the following coding sequences:
- the metH gene encoding methionine synthase — protein sequence MSVVQPPAIRDVLDRLLAERILVLDGAMGTMVHALKFDERDFRGEVFANHPKDLKNFIDVLVLTQPEAIKNIHRQYLEAGADIIETNTFGATSVAMADFQLEGSVRELNLAACRLAREAVDEMNLRTPDRPRFVAGSIGPTNRQLSIAGNVNDPGYRAVTFDQMVETYYEQVAALVEGGVDILLAETAFDTLVLKACLFAIDKFFEDRRCTARGKGTVPFSSEDSEKGDSPRLPVMASFTVFEGGRTLSAQTVEACWNSIAHADLLSVGINCSLGPEMLRPYVEELSRIAPIYVSCYPNAGLPNAFGGFDETPAMMAGTLGEFAANGWLNIVGGCCGTTPAHIRAIAAAVAGKPPREPAHPEPLTRLSGLEPLVIRPDSNFIMIGERTNVTGSKKFSKLVLAGKFEEAVAVAREQVEAGANVIDVNMDEALLDGEAAMTRFLNLVAAEPEVCRVPIMVDSSKWSVIEAGLKCVQGKAIVNSISLKEGEEVFLHHARLVNRYGAAAVVMAFDELGQAVTVEDKVRICRRAYRLLTEQVGMAPTDVIFDPNILTVATGIEEHNRYAINFIEATREIKRLLPLAKVSGGVSNISFSFRGNDVVREAMHSAFLYHAIRAGMDMGIVNAGQLAVYEQIPKDLLERVEDVLFDRRPDATERLVEFAESVKRQGGKTAEAESAWRSGTVDERLSHALVRGIVDYIDRDVEEARGKYPTGLAIIEGPLMAGMQVVGDLFGSGKMFLPQVVKSARVMKKAVAYLLPFMEREKALAGTADKPRGKVLMATVKGDVHDIGKNIVGVVLGCNSYQVIDLGVMVHCETILDTAIKEGVDMIGLSGLITPSLDEMVHVAREMERRGFALPLLIGGATTSAKHTAVKIAPAYGKETIHVLDASRAAGVVDQLLNPDAKPLLDRRNREQQRQLVESYRQRQSVHLVPYEQAVANRFHTDWETVRIDTPAFLGRRVLDDFPLERLVEFIDWSPFFLTWELKGKYPKILSDPKFGEAATRLYDDARRLLDRIIREKLLTARGVYGFWPAAAVGDDIALYADENRAAELMRFHTLRQQWERKGQSEFFALADFIAPIESGRRDYLGAFAVTAGIGCDELARAFEADHDDYNSIMAKALADRLAEAFAEFLHRQARIDWGYGREEKLSSEDLMEEKYRGIRPAPGYPACPDHTEKRILFDLLQAETGAGIHLTENFAMLPAASVSGLYFAHPQSRYFAVDRIARDQAESYARRKGLPLSEIERWLTPNLGYEP from the coding sequence TGGCGATGGCCGATTTTCAGCTTGAAGGTTCCGTGCGGGAATTGAATCTGGCGGCCTGCCGACTGGCCCGCGAGGCGGTCGATGAGATGAACCTCCGAACGCCCGACCGGCCGCGGTTCGTGGCCGGTTCGATCGGCCCGACCAACCGGCAGCTCTCGATCGCCGGCAACGTGAACGATCCGGGCTACCGCGCCGTAACGTTCGACCAGATGGTTGAGACATATTACGAGCAAGTGGCCGCGCTCGTCGAGGGTGGGGTCGACATTCTGCTCGCCGAGACGGCATTCGATACGCTGGTGCTGAAGGCCTGCCTATTCGCGATCGACAAGTTCTTTGAAGATCGGCGATGTACCGCGCGGGGGAAGGGGACAGTCCCCTTTTCCTCCGAAGACTCCGAAAAAGGGGACAGTCCCCGGCTTCCCGTAATGGCATCGTTCACCGTATTCGAAGGGGGGCGCACGCTTTCGGCGCAGACGGTCGAAGCCTGTTGGAATTCGATCGCCCATGCCGATCTCTTGAGCGTCGGGATCAATTGCTCGCTCGGCCCGGAAATGCTTAGGCCGTATGTCGAGGAACTGTCGCGGATCGCGCCGATTTATGTGAGCTGCTATCCCAACGCGGGACTGCCAAATGCTTTTGGCGGCTTTGACGAAACGCCCGCGATGATGGCCGGCACGCTCGGCGAGTTCGCGGCCAACGGTTGGCTGAATATCGTCGGGGGCTGCTGCGGGACGACCCCAGCGCATATCCGCGCGATCGCCGCCGCGGTAGCTGGCAAGCCGCCGCGCGAGCCGGCCCATCCCGAACCGCTCACTCGCCTCAGCGGCCTCGAGCCGCTGGTAATCCGTCCCGACAGCAATTTCATTATGATCGGCGAGCGGACGAACGTGACCGGTTCGAAGAAGTTCTCCAAGCTGGTGCTGGCGGGCAAATTCGAGGAAGCGGTGGCCGTCGCCCGCGAGCAGGTCGAAGCTGGGGCGAATGTGATCGACGTGAACATGGATGAGGCCCTGCTCGATGGCGAGGCGGCCATGACGCGGTTCCTCAATTTGGTCGCCGCCGAGCCGGAGGTTTGCCGGGTGCCGATCATGGTCGATAGCTCGAAATGGTCGGTGATCGAGGCGGGCTTGAAATGCGTGCAAGGCAAAGCGATCGTCAATTCGATCAGCCTCAAGGAAGGGGAAGAAGTCTTTCTGCACCACGCTCGGCTCGTGAACCGCTATGGCGCGGCGGCCGTTGTGATGGCCTTCGACGAGCTGGGGCAGGCCGTCACCGTCGAAGACAAGGTGCGCATCTGCCGCCGGGCTTATCGCCTATTGACGGAACAGGTCGGCATGGCTCCGACCGATGTGATCTTCGATCCGAACATCCTGACGGTCGCCACCGGGATCGAGGAGCACAACCGCTACGCGATCAACTTCATCGAGGCCACGCGCGAGATCAAACGGCTGCTTCCGTTGGCCAAGGTCTCCGGAGGCGTAAGCAACATCTCGTTCTCCTTTCGCGGCAATGACGTGGTCCGCGAGGCGATGCACTCAGCCTTTCTCTATCACGCCATCCGTGCCGGGATGGACATGGGGATCGTCAACGCCGGCCAACTCGCGGTTTACGAGCAGATTCCCAAGGACTTGCTCGAACGGGTCGAGGACGTGCTCTTCGATCGCCGGCCGGACGCCACCGAGCGGCTGGTCGAATTCGCCGAATCCGTAAAGCGGCAAGGGGGCAAGACTGCCGAGGCCGAATCGGCATGGCGGAGCGGCACGGTCGACGAGCGGCTGAGCCACGCTCTGGTCAGGGGGATCGTGGATTACATCGACCGCGATGTCGAAGAAGCCCGCGGCAAGTATCCCACCGGCTTGGCGATCATCGAAGGGCCGCTCATGGCCGGGATGCAAGTGGTCGGCGATCTCTTCGGCTCGGGAAAGATGTTTTTGCCACAGGTGGTCAAAAGCGCCCGCGTGATGAAGAAGGCAGTGGCCTATCTGCTGCCGTTCATGGAGCGGGAAAAAGCCCTGGCCGGCACCGCGGACAAACCGCGCGGAAAAGTGCTGATGGCGACCGTCAAGGGCGACGTTCACGACATCGGCAAGAACATTGTCGGCGTCGTGCTCGGCTGCAACAGCTACCAAGTGATCGACTTGGGGGTGATGGTTCACTGCGAGACGATCCTCGACACGGCCATCAAGGAAGGTGTCGACATGATCGGGCTGAGCGGCCTGATCACGCCAAGCTTGGACGAAATGGTCCACGTCGCCCGCGAGATGGAGCGTCGCGGTTTCGCGCTGCCGCTTCTGATCGGCGGGGCGACCACCAGCGCCAAACATACGGCCGTCAAGATCGCCCCGGCCTATGGCAAGGAGACGATTCACGTGCTCGACGCTTCGCGGGCGGCCGGGGTCGTCGATCAATTGCTGAATCCCGACGCGAAGCCGCTCTTGGATCGCCGCAATCGCGAGCAGCAGCGGCAGTTGGTCGAATCGTATCGGCAGCGGCAATCGGTGCATTTGGTTCCTTACGAGCAGGCGGTGGCCAATCGGTTTCACACCGACTGGGAGACCGTGCGCATCGACACGCCGGCTTTTCTCGGCCGCCGGGTGCTCGATGATTTTCCGCTCGAGCGGCTGGTGGAATTCATCGATTGGTCTCCGTTCTTCCTCACGTGGGAGCTAAAAGGCAAATACCCCAAGATCCTCTCCGACCCGAAATTCGGCGAAGCGGCCACGCGGCTATACGACGACGCCCGACGGCTTTTGGATCGGATCATTCGCGAGAAGCTACTCACAGCTCGTGGCGTTTACGGCTTTTGGCCTGCCGCGGCGGTTGGCGACGACATCGCACTTTACGCTGACGAGAACCGCGCCGCGGAGCTAATGCGCTTTCACACGCTACGCCAGCAATGGGAGCGCAAGGGACAGAGCGAGTTTTTTGCGCTGGCCGATTTCATCGCTCCGATCGAAAGCGGGCGGCGCGATTATCTGGGGGCATTCGCCGTTACGGCGGGGATCGGTTGCGACGAGCTGGCCCGTGCGTTCGAGGCCGATCACGACGACTACAATTCGATCATGGCGAAGGCGCTCGCCGATCGGTTGGCCGAGGCGTTCGCCGAATTCTTGCATCGGCAGGCCCGGATTGATTGGGGGTACGGCCGCGAAGAGAAGCTTTCGAGCGAAGATCTGATGGAAGAAAAGTATCGCGGCATCCGCCCGGCCCCCGGCTACCCGGCCTGTCCCGACCACACCGAGAAGCGCATCCTTTTCGATCTGCTACAAGCTGAAACCGGCGCCGGCATTCACCTCACCGAAAACTTCGCCATGCTCCCGGCCGCGAGCGTCAGCGGCCTGTACTTCGCCCATCCGCAGTCGCGCTATTTCGCCGTCGATCGCATCGCCCGCGACCAGGCCGAATCCTACGCCCGCCGCAAAGGCCTGCCGCTCTCCGAAATCGAGCGCTGGCTCACGCCGAATTTGGGGTATGAGCCGTGA
- a CDS encoding protein kinase, whose translation MSTCPFCQANLSDTPLNAGCCPVCGNLLNWNQEEPPPTSTVEVPPSVGQPKLAPWTPPATDDPVALLKATLARIVSRAAESSDEPAKPIAPLVPPGFTGRQPHESGTVEYTTTPPNLAALGPSADESAASPPPANPTISDTHVTSETAEKDSSKKTGRGSVTPTIDSGSFPLSPPTKRPSTFDERRFAATMDSGNIPAEDTERVARLWKGTYSPTCTPRTSLKSESGVQARDSKLVIKKRALREVTAVTQKGSDYELLNTIGEGGMGVVYAARQASIDRTVAVKMLKPDIANQAEQREKFLSEAVVTGDLDHPNIVPIYDLGSNEAGSLFYSMKRVQGTPWMSVIEEKSLAENTEILMKVADAVAFAHSRGVIHRDLKPENIMLGDFGEVLVMDWGLAMSTALFRKAETITQTSSMGGTPAYMAPEMATGPVDRIGPAADVYLLGAILYEVITGKPPHTGKNVMNCLFAAAKNEIQPTEHSGELLEIAMRAMSTAPADRPATVQDFQNLIREYQSHSESVVLSSRAEEDLAKAERTGDYQVFSRALFAFQEAFALWDGNSKAKTGVSVAKLAYAKQAMKKEDYDLGASLLDADDPTHAELRLQIVAAQRERDTRQQRLKTIKRVAVGLAAAMLVVVGVAFLQVSADRKIAIEEKNNAVIAEGRAKEAEKGALASAAAEKRSAEVATKAKQEAVANAELATKKEMEATAAEKVATEAKQRATEERDNAQYQSYIAGIGLAAAKIDENSFDTAEQLLNESPNQFRNWEWGRLRYLSTQSVRSYSLKPVGANEKNAQAPVESVAFSHDGNRFVSGSWDGMARIWDVKTGQVLVEIPYGSLYVHSVDLSSDGKYVALGGNNKKDGYVQIFNAETGALVRKLAGNPGDPASGHQDDVLSVAFSRNGRRLLTSSYDKTARLWDVESGHVLHTYRGHNWWVWSAAFSADESRIVTASQDGTVIVWNTDTGEQGPPFTGHNGPVYAAAFSPNGKYVVSGGYDNRVLIWRPEDVQPFNYLDAVAGRPIPPAKYRALEDHTAPVRAVEFSPDGNMVLSAGHDNTIKLWDFKTGHLVKSLRGHASWVRAAVFSPDGHQVLSGSHDHEAKLWSIAGYEEMRYFQERVLQGHADAVLSAAFSTDGQRVVTASRDRTAKTWDFETGEPLKNFEEGHDYLTSTAVFFPNGKLLLTAAADNTARVWDLTTGTQTLRLDRTGRASAATISHDGKLIATGSDGNTAKIWDAATGKLLGATKPLDAEVTAVAFSPDDQLFATGDGRGGCALWNATTNELIKRSNSHSGKITALAFLPDGKRVLTASTDNTVGQWDVATGAEPIELNLKPLTAVMSMAFIPQRRQALLLGDDHIISLWDVDKAQLIKTIGSSGTAKDSPPAPSQLAVSADGRRALWADYEHGTVRIWDLQADREILGPGSKDSRDAFLTLKSGQVWSATFSPDGANFVTVGGNGAHVWDAATGAERMSLTPNGVVASANFSPDRKRIVTGSWDDSARIWNAETGVAELKLIGHDDFVNSACFSPDGTQVLTASEDKTAKLWDAKTGKVIRTFVGHESRVTSAIFSPDGKVVFTGSGDKTARMWDAATAKQLHVFQRYEQDKRFFGHQWGVLSLAYWQSKDGKQKRLITGSADDTACIWDVDSEKVLQTLSGHTAAVASVAFSPDGLRVMTGSQDDLAKLWDATTGKEILSLKAHSQEVTAVSFSPNGRYVLTASRDGRAILWLATPWREAAGGAETAKSLTAIEAK comes from the coding sequence ACTGTCGAAGTGCCGCCGAGCGTCGGCCAACCGAAGCTGGCGCCATGGACTCCGCCTGCCACGGACGATCCGGTGGCCTTGCTCAAAGCGACGCTGGCGCGAATCGTTAGCCGCGCGGCCGAATCGAGTGACGAGCCAGCGAAGCCGATCGCGCCCCTCGTGCCGCCGGGGTTCACCGGCCGCCAGCCACACGAAAGCGGCACGGTCGAATACACGACTACGCCACCCAATCTGGCAGCTCTCGGCCCGTCGGCGGATGAATCCGCCGCGAGTCCTCCGCCGGCGAATCCGACGATCAGCGATACGCACGTCACCAGTGAAACCGCCGAAAAGGACTCGTCGAAGAAAACGGGGCGCGGCTCGGTCACTCCCACGATTGATTCGGGATCCTTTCCGCTTTCCCCGCCGACAAAAAGGCCGAGCACGTTCGATGAACGCCGGTTCGCCGCGACGATGGATTCGGGCAACATCCCGGCCGAAGATACCGAGCGGGTCGCCCGGCTCTGGAAGGGAACCTACTCTCCTACGTGCACGCCGCGCACCAGCCTTAAGAGCGAATCGGGCGTGCAGGCGCGCGACTCGAAGCTGGTCATTAAGAAGCGCGCTCTGCGCGAAGTGACCGCGGTGACCCAAAAGGGGTCCGACTACGAGCTGCTGAACACGATCGGAGAAGGCGGCATGGGCGTAGTCTACGCCGCCCGCCAGGCCTCGATCGACCGCACGGTCGCCGTCAAGATGCTCAAGCCCGACATCGCCAATCAAGCCGAGCAGCGCGAGAAGTTTCTCTCGGAAGCGGTCGTCACCGGCGATCTCGACCACCCGAACATCGTGCCAATCTACGATCTTGGATCGAACGAGGCCGGGTCGCTGTTTTACTCGATGAAGCGGGTGCAGGGCACGCCCTGGATGTCGGTGATCGAGGAGAAGTCGCTCGCCGAGAACACCGAAATTCTGATGAAGGTGGCCGATGCGGTGGCGTTTGCCCATTCGCGCGGCGTGATCCATCGCGATCTTAAGCCCGAGAACATCATGCTCGGCGATTTCGGCGAGGTGCTGGTGATGGACTGGGGGCTGGCGATGTCCACGGCCCTGTTCCGCAAGGCCGAGACCATCACGCAGACGAGCAGCATGGGTGGCACGCCGGCCTATATGGCCCCCGAGATGGCCACCGGCCCGGTCGATCGGATCGGACCTGCCGCCGACGTCTATCTGCTCGGCGCGATTCTATATGAGGTCATCACGGGCAAGCCGCCGCACACCGGCAAGAACGTGATGAACTGCCTATTCGCGGCGGCGAAGAACGAGATCCAGCCGACCGAGCATTCGGGCGAGCTGCTCGAGATCGCGATGAGGGCGATGTCGACCGCTCCGGCCGATCGCCCGGCGACGGTGCAGGATTTCCAGAATCTGATCCGCGAGTATCAATCGCATTCGGAAAGCGTCGTGCTCTCCAGCCGTGCCGAGGAGGATCTGGCCAAAGCGGAGCGCACAGGAGATTATCAGGTCTTCTCTCGCGCTCTATTTGCCTTTCAAGAGGCCTTCGCCCTTTGGGATGGGAACTCGAAGGCCAAGACCGGCGTCTCCGTCGCCAAGCTGGCGTATGCCAAGCAGGCGATGAAGAAAGAGGACTACGATCTGGGCGCCTCGCTGTTGGATGCTGACGATCCGACGCATGCGGAGCTGCGGCTGCAGATCGTCGCCGCGCAGCGCGAACGCGACACGCGGCAGCAGCGGCTGAAGACCATCAAGCGCGTGGCGGTCGGCTTGGCCGCGGCGATGCTTGTGGTCGTGGGCGTTGCCTTCTTGCAGGTCAGCGCGGATCGAAAGATTGCTATCGAGGAAAAGAATAATGCGGTGATCGCCGAAGGCCGCGCCAAGGAGGCTGAAAAGGGCGCCCTTGCTTCGGCCGCGGCCGAAAAGCGATCGGCCGAAGTCGCCACGAAGGCGAAGCAAGAAGCGGTCGCGAATGCAGAACTGGCAACGAAAAAAGAAATGGAGGCGACCGCCGCTGAAAAAGTGGCGACGGAAGCGAAACAGCGGGCAACCGAGGAACGCGACAACGCGCAGTACCAAAGCTACATCGCCGGCATCGGTCTGGCGGCCGCCAAGATCGACGAAAACTCCTTCGACACCGCCGAGCAGCTCTTGAATGAGTCGCCGAATCAGTTTCGCAATTGGGAATGGGGCCGCTTGCGCTATCTCTCGACGCAAAGCGTCCGCAGCTATTCGCTAAAACCGGTGGGCGCGAACGAAAAGAACGCCCAGGCCCCGGTCGAATCGGTCGCGTTCTCGCACGACGGCAATCGTTTCGTCTCCGGAAGTTGGGACGGCATGGCCCGGATTTGGGACGTGAAAACTGGCCAGGTGCTGGTCGAAATCCCCTACGGCAGCCTTTACGTTCACTCGGTCGATCTCTCGTCGGATGGAAAGTACGTGGCGCTGGGTGGCAACAACAAGAAAGACGGCTACGTGCAGATCTTCAACGCCGAGACCGGCGCGCTCGTGCGAAAGCTGGCGGGAAATCCCGGCGATCCGGCCTCCGGCCATCAAGACGACGTGCTCTCGGTCGCCTTCTCGCGCAATGGCCGGCGGCTCCTGACCAGTTCGTACGACAAGACGGCCCGACTCTGGGATGTCGAAAGCGGACACGTGCTGCATACGTATCGCGGGCACAACTGGTGGGTTTGGTCCGCCGCGTTTTCCGCCGATGAATCGCGGATCGTCACCGCCAGCCAGGATGGCACCGTGATTGTTTGGAACACCGACACGGGCGAGCAAGGCCCGCCATTTACGGGACATAATGGCCCGGTCTACGCCGCGGCGTTTTCTCCGAATGGCAAATACGTTGTTTCTGGGGGATACGACAACCGTGTTCTGATTTGGCGTCCCGAGGACGTGCAGCCGTTCAATTATCTGGACGCCGTCGCTGGTCGCCCAATTCCCCCGGCGAAATATCGCGCGCTTGAAGACCACACGGCGCCGGTCCGCGCCGTGGAATTCTCCCCGGACGGCAACATGGTTTTGAGCGCGGGGCACGACAATACGATCAAGCTTTGGGACTTCAAGACTGGGCATCTCGTGAAATCGCTGCGCGGACATGCCAGTTGGGTTCGAGCCGCGGTCTTTTCGCCAGATGGTCATCAGGTGCTCTCCGGCAGCCATGACCACGAGGCCAAGTTGTGGAGTATCGCCGGTTACGAGGAGATGCGCTACTTTCAGGAAAGGGTGCTGCAAGGGCACGCCGACGCCGTGCTCTCGGCTGCCTTCTCGACCGACGGCCAGCGCGTGGTCACCGCCAGCCGCGATCGGACTGCCAAAACGTGGGACTTTGAGACCGGCGAGCCGCTCAAGAACTTCGAGGAAGGGCACGATTACCTCACTTCGACCGCCGTCTTTTTCCCCAACGGCAAGCTGCTGCTCACCGCCGCGGCCGACAACACGGCCCGCGTCTGGGACCTGACGACCGGCACGCAGACATTGCGGCTCGATCGCACGGGACGGGCGTCCGCCGCGACGATTTCGCACGACGGCAAGCTGATCGCCACCGGCAGCGATGGGAACACTGCCAAGATATGGGACGCAGCAACCGGCAAGCTGCTCGGCGCCACGAAGCCGCTCGACGCGGAGGTCACCGCGGTGGCCTTCTCTCCGGACGACCAGCTCTTTGCCACCGGCGACGGCCGCGGCGGCTGCGCACTCTGGAACGCAACCACCAACGAGTTAATCAAGCGAAGCAACAGTCATAGTGGGAAGATCACCGCCCTAGCTTTCCTCCCCGACGGCAAACGAGTACTCACCGCAAGCACCGACAATACGGTCGGGCAATGGGACGTCGCCACCGGCGCCGAGCCGATCGAATTGAACCTCAAGCCGCTCACGGCGGTAATGTCGATGGCATTCATTCCCCAGCGGCGGCAAGCGCTGCTATTAGGCGACGACCATATAATTTCGCTCTGGGATGTCGATAAGGCTCAATTGATCAAAACGATCGGCTCGTCCGGAACCGCGAAGGATTCACCGCCCGCGCCGAGCCAGCTTGCCGTCTCGGCTGACGGGCGGCGGGCGCTCTGGGCCGACTACGAGCACGGCACGGTCCGGATCTGGGATCTGCAAGCCGATCGCGAGATTCTCGGCCCGGGCAGTAAAGACAGTCGCGACGCGTTTCTAACGCTCAAAAGCGGGCAGGTCTGGTCGGCGACGTTCTCGCCGGATGGAGCGAACTTCGTCACCGTCGGCGGCAACGGCGCCCACGTTTGGGACGCGGCCACCGGCGCCGAGCGGATGTCGCTCACGCCCAACGGGGTCGTTGCCTCGGCCAATTTCTCGCCCGATCGCAAGCGGATCGTCACCGGAAGTTGGGACGATTCGGCCCGAATCTGGAACGCCGAGACCGGAGTGGCCGAGCTGAAGTTGATCGGTCACGACGACTTCGTGAACAGCGCTTGCTTTTCGCCTGATGGCACTCAAGTGCTCACCGCCAGCGAAGACAAGACTGCGAAACTTTGGGACGCCAAGACCGGCAAGGTGATTCGCACGTTTGTCGGCCACGAGAGTCGCGTCACCTCGGCCATTTTTTCGCCCGACGGCAAGGTTGTCTTCACCGGCTCCGGCGACAAAACTGCCCGAATGTGGGACGCCGCGACCGCGAAGCAACTCCATGTATTCCAGCGCTACGAACAGGACAAGCGATTCTTTGGTCATCAATGGGGAGTGTTGTCGCTGGCCTATTGGCAGAGCAAAGATGGTAAGCAGAAACGGCTCATCACTGGCAGCGCCGACGACACCGCCTGCATCTGGGACGTGGATTCCGAGAAGGTGCTCCAGACGCTCTCCGGGCACACGGCGGCCGTCGCATCGGTGGCCTTCTCTCCGGACGGCCTGCGCGTGATGACCGGCAGCCAAGATGACCTCGCCAAGCTGTGGGACGCCACCACCGGCAAGGAAATCCTGTCTCTCAAGGCCCATTCGCAGGAAGTGACCGCGGTCTCCTTCTCCCCGAACGGTCGCTACGTCCTCACTGCCAGCCGCGACGGCCGGGCCATCCTCTGGCTGGCGACGCCGTGGCGCGAGGCCGCCGGCGGCGCTGAAACCGCGAAGAGCCTGACGGCGATCGAGGCGAAGTAG